A portion of the Citrobacter rodentium NBRC 105723 = DSM 16636 genome contains these proteins:
- the gltB gene encoding glutamate synthase large subunit, which yields MLYDKSLEKDNCGFGLIAHIEGEPSHKVVRTAIHALARMQHRGAILADGKTGDGCGLLLQKPDRFFRIVAQERGWRLAKNYAVGMIFLNQDPELAAASRRIVEEELQQETLSIVGWRNVPTNEGVLGEIALSSLPRIEQIFVNAPAGWRPRDMERRLFIARRRIEKRLQDDKDFYVCSLSNLVNIYKGLCMPADLPRFYLDLADLRLESAICLFHQRFSTNTVPRWPLAQPFRYLAHNGEINTITGNRQWARARTYKFQTPLIPDLHDAAPFVNETGSDSSSMDNMLELLLAGGMDIVRAMRLLVPPAWQNNPDMDPELRAFFDFNSMHMEPWDGPAGIVMSDGRFAACNLDRNGLRPARFVITKDKLITCASEVGIWDYQPDEVVEKGRVGPGELMVIDTRSGRILHSAETDNDLKSRHPYKEWMEKNVRRLVPFEDLADDQVGQRELDDDALASYHKQFNYSAEELDSVIRVLGENGQEAVGSMGDDTPFAVLSSQPRIIYDYFRQQFAQVTNPPIDPLREAHVMSLATSIGREMNVFCEAEGQAHRLSFRSPILLYSDFRQLTTMKEDHYRADWLDITFDTTQTTLEETVKALCDTAEQMVRNGTVLLVLSDRNIGKNRLPVPAPMAVGAIQTRLVEQSLRCDANIIVETGSARDPHHFAVLLGFGATAIYPYLAYETLGCLIDTQAIAKDYRTVMLNYRNGINKGLYKIMSKMGISTIASYRCSKLFEAVGLHDEVVNLCFQGVVSRIGGAGFADFQQDLLNLSKRAWLARKPIAQGGLLKYVHGGEYHAYNPDVVRTLQQAVQSGEYSDYQEYAKLVNERPATTLRDLLAINPGGEAVSIDDVEPATELFKRFDTAAMSIGALSPEAHEALAEAMNSLGGNSNSGEGGEDPARYGTNKVSRIKQVASGRFGVTPAYLVNADVIQIKVAQGAKPGEGGQLPGDKVTPYIAKLRYSVPGVTLISPPPHHDIYSIEDLAQLIFDLKQVNPKAMISVKLVSEPGVGTIATGVAKAYADLITIAGYDGGTGASPLSSVKYAGCPWELGLVETQQALVANGLRHKIRLQVDGGLKTGVDIIKAAILGAESFGFGTGPMVALGCKYLRICHLNNCATGVATQDDKLRKNHYHGLPFKVTNYFEFIARETRELMAQLGVKRLVDLIGRTDLLKELEGFTAKQQKLELSRLLETAEPHPGKALYCTENNPPFDNGVLNAQLLQQAKPYVDERQSKTFWFDIRNTDRSVGASLSGYIAQTHGDQGLASDPIKAYFNGTAGQSFGVWNAGGVELYLTGDANDYVGKGMAGGLLAVRPPVGSAFRSHEASIIGNTCLYGATGGRLYAAGRAGERFAVRNSGAITVVEGIGDNGCEYMTGGIVCILGKTGVNFGAGMTGGFAYVLDEDGEFRKRVNPELVEVLSVDDLAIHEEHLRGLITEHVQHTGSQRGEEILANWSAFAAKFALVKPKSSDVKALLGHRSRSAAELRVQAQ from the coding sequence ATGTTGTACGATAAATCCCTTGAAAAGGATAACTGTGGTTTCGGCCTGATCGCCCACATAGAAGGCGAACCTAGCCACAAGGTAGTGCGTACCGCCATACACGCACTGGCCCGAATGCAGCACCGTGGCGCGATTCTCGCTGATGGAAAAACCGGCGACGGTTGCGGTTTGCTGTTGCAAAAGCCCGACCGCTTTTTTCGCATTGTTGCGCAGGAGCGCGGCTGGCGTTTAGCCAAAAACTACGCCGTCGGCATGATCTTCTTAAATCAGGATCCGGAACTGGCGGCTGCGTCTCGCCGTATTGTGGAAGAAGAACTCCAGCAGGAAACCCTGTCAATCGTTGGCTGGCGCAACGTGCCGACCAATGAAGGCGTTCTCGGCGAAATCGCCCTCTCCTCTCTGCCGCGCATCGAACAAATTTTCGTCAACGCCCCTGCGGGCTGGCGTCCGCGCGATATGGAGCGTCGTCTGTTCATCGCCCGCCGCCGCATTGAAAAGCGTTTGCAGGACGACAAAGACTTCTACGTCTGTAGCCTGTCGAACCTGGTCAACATCTATAAAGGTCTGTGTATGCCGGCGGATCTGCCGCGCTTTTACCTGGACCTCGCGGATCTGCGTCTGGAATCGGCCATCTGCCTGTTCCACCAGCGCTTCTCCACCAATACCGTGCCGCGCTGGCCGCTGGCGCAGCCGTTCCGCTATCTGGCGCATAACGGCGAGATCAACACCATTACCGGCAACCGCCAGTGGGCGCGCGCCCGTACCTATAAATTCCAGACGCCGCTGATCCCGGATCTGCACGACGCCGCGCCGTTCGTTAACGAAACCGGTTCGGACTCCAGCTCGATGGATAATATGCTGGAGCTGCTGCTGGCTGGCGGGATGGATATTGTGCGCGCCATGCGTTTGCTGGTGCCGCCCGCCTGGCAGAACAACCCGGATATGGATCCGGAGCTGCGCGCCTTCTTCGACTTTAACTCGATGCACATGGAGCCGTGGGACGGCCCGGCGGGGATCGTTATGTCCGACGGGCGCTTTGCCGCCTGTAACCTCGATCGTAACGGCCTGCGTCCGGCGCGTTTTGTGATCACTAAAGACAAACTGATCACCTGCGCCTCTGAGGTCGGCATCTGGGACTACCAGCCTGACGAAGTGGTGGAAAAAGGCCGCGTCGGACCGGGCGAACTGATGGTGATCGATACCCGCAGCGGACGCATTCTGCACTCCGCCGAAACCGACAACGACCTGAAAAGCCGCCATCCGTATAAAGAGTGGATGGAGAAAAACGTTCGCCGCCTGGTGCCGTTTGAAGATCTGGCGGACGATCAGGTGGGACAACGTGAACTGGACGACGATGCGCTCGCCAGCTATCACAAACAGTTCAACTACAGCGCCGAAGAGCTGGATTCCGTGATTCGCGTCCTGGGCGAAAACGGCCAGGAGGCGGTCGGCTCAATGGGTGACGACACCCCGTTTGCCGTACTCTCCAGCCAGCCGCGCATTATTTATGACTACTTCCGCCAGCAGTTCGCGCAGGTCACTAACCCGCCAATCGATCCGCTGCGTGAAGCGCACGTTATGTCGCTTGCCACCAGTATTGGTCGCGAGATGAACGTCTTCTGTGAAGCGGAAGGCCAGGCGCACCGTCTGAGCTTCAGGTCGCCGATTCTGCTGTACTCCGATTTCAGGCAGTTGACGACGATGAAAGAGGATCACTATCGCGCCGACTGGCTGGATATCACTTTCGACACCACGCAGACCACGCTGGAAGAGACAGTGAAAGCGCTGTGCGATACCGCAGAGCAGATGGTGCGCAACGGCACCGTACTGCTGGTGCTTTCCGACCGCAATATCGGCAAGAACCGCCTGCCGGTGCCAGCGCCAATGGCCGTCGGCGCGATACAGACGCGGCTGGTGGAACAGAGCCTGCGCTGCGACGCTAACATCATTGTCGAAACCGGCAGCGCCCGCGATCCGCACCACTTCGCCGTCCTGCTCGGCTTCGGCGCGACCGCCATCTATCCATATCTGGCTTACGAAACGCTGGGCTGCCTGATTGACACCCAGGCGATTGCCAAAGACTACCGCACCGTGATGCTGAACTATCGTAACGGCATCAACAAAGGGCTGTACAAGATCATGTCCAAAATGGGCATCTCGACCATCGCCTCTTACCGCTGCTCGAAGCTGTTTGAAGCGGTCGGCCTGCATGATGAGGTCGTCAACCTGTGCTTCCAGGGCGTGGTAAGCCGCATCGGCGGCGCTGGCTTTGCCGACTTCCAGCAGGATCTGCTGAACCTCTCCAAACGCGCCTGGCTGGCGCGCAAGCCTATCGCCCAGGGCGGCCTGCTGAAGTACGTGCACGGCGGCGAATATCACGCCTATAACCCGGACGTGGTGCGCACCCTGCAACAGGCGGTGCAGAGCGGCGAGTACAGCGACTACCAGGAATACGCGAAGCTGGTTAATGAACGTCCGGCGACCACGCTGCGCGATCTGCTGGCCATTAATCCCGGCGGCGAAGCGGTCAGTATTGACGACGTTGAACCGGCGACTGAGCTGTTCAAACGCTTCGATACCGCGGCGATGTCCATCGGCGCGCTGAGTCCGGAAGCGCATGAAGCGCTGGCGGAAGCAATGAACAGCCTCGGCGGTAATTCGAACTCCGGCGAAGGCGGTGAAGATCCGGCGCGCTACGGCACCAATAAAGTGTCGCGCATCAAGCAGGTGGCCTCCGGCCGCTTCGGCGTGACGCCGGCGTACCTGGTTAACGCCGACGTCATTCAGATTAAGGTCGCGCAGGGCGCGAAGCCGGGCGAAGGCGGCCAGTTACCGGGCGATAAAGTCACCCCGTACATCGCCAAACTGCGCTATTCGGTGCCGGGCGTGACGCTGATCTCCCCGCCGCCGCACCACGATATCTACTCTATCGAGGACTTAGCGCAGCTGATTTTCGATCTCAAGCAGGTTAACCCGAAAGCGATGATCTCGGTGAAGCTGGTTTCCGAACCGGGCGTTGGCACCATCGCTACCGGCGTGGCGAAAGCCTATGCGGATCTCATCACCATCGCCGGTTACGACGGCGGCACCGGCGCAAGCCCGCTCTCCTCGGTGAAATATGCGGGCTGTCCGTGGGAACTCGGCCTGGTGGAAACCCAGCAGGCGCTGGTGGCGAACGGGCTGCGCCATAAGATCCGTTTGCAGGTCGACGGCGGCCTGAAAACCGGCGTTGATATCATCAAAGCGGCGATTCTGGGCGCGGAAAGCTTCGGCTTCGGCACCGGTCCGATGGTGGCGCTGGGCTGTAAATATCTGCGTATTTGCCACCTGAACAACTGCGCGACGGGCGTTGCCACTCAGGACGACAAGCTGCGTAAGAACCACTACCACGGCCTGCCGTTCAAAGTGACCAACTACTTTGAATTTATCGCCCGCGAAACCCGCGAGCTGATGGCGCAGCTGGGCGTAAAACGGCTGGTAGATCTAATTGGCCGTACCGACCTGCTGAAAGAGCTGGAAGGGTTTACCGCCAAACAGCAGAAGCTGGAATTGTCCCGCCTGCTGGAAACCGCCGAGCCTCATCCGGGCAAGGCGCTGTACTGCACCGAAAACAACCCGCCGTTCGATAACGGCGTGCTGAACGCGCAGCTGCTGCAACAGGCGAAGCCGTACGTTGACGAACGCCAGAGCAAAACCTTCTGGTTCGATATCCGTAACACCGACCGCTCCGTTGGCGCGTCGCTGTCGGGCTATATCGCGCAGACGCACGGCGATCAGGGGCTGGCCTCTGACCCGATCAAAGCGTACTTTAACGGCACCGCAGGCCAGAGCTTCGGCGTCTGGAACGCGGGCGGCGTGGAGCTGTACCTGACCGGCGACGCCAACGACTATGTCGGTAAAGGCATGGCGGGCGGCCTGCTGGCGGTGCGTCCACCGGTCGGTTCCGCCTTCCGCAGCCATGAGGCGAGCATTATCGGCAACACCTGTCTGTACGGCGCGACTGGCGGCCGTCTGTATGCCGCAGGCCGGGCGGGCGAACGTTTCGCGGTGCGTAACTCCGGCGCTATCACCGTCGTGGAAGGCATTGGCGATAACGGCTGTGAATATATGACCGGCGGCATCGTCTGTATTCTCGGCAAAACCGGGGTCAACTTCGGCGCGGGCATGACGGGCGGCTTCGCCTATGTCCTTGACGAAGACGGCGAGTTCCGCAAGCGTGTAAACCCGGAACTGGTGGAAGTGCTGAGCGTTGACGATCTCGCGATTCACGAAGAGCATCTGCGCGGTCTCATCACCGAGCATGTACAACACACCGGTTCCCAGCGTGGTGAAGAAATTCTGGCTAACTGGTCAGCGTTTGCCGCTAAATTCGCGCTGGTTAAGCCGAAGTCCAGCGATGTGAAAGCCCTGTTGGGTCACCGTAGTCGTAGCGCAGCAGAGCTGCGCGTGCAGGCGCAGTAA
- a CDS encoding cytosine deaminase yields MQNNILTIRQARLQGQEGLWQITIENGRFSRIEPQDAAPAPSGEVLDAESRLVIPPFVEPHIHLDTTQTAGEPNWNQSGTLFEGIERWAERKALLTHEDVKSRAMQTIKWQIANGIQHVRTHVDVSDPTLTALKAMLEVKQEMAPWVDLQIVAFPQEGILSYPNGEALLEEAVRMGADVIGAIPHFEFTREYGVESLHKTFALAQKYDRLIDVHCDEIDDEQSRFVETVAALAHRDGMGARVTASHTTAMHSYNGAYASRLFRLLKMSGINFVANPLVNIHLQGRFDIYPKRRGVTRVKEMLEAEINVCFGHDDVFDPWYPLGTANMLQVLHMGLHVCQLMGYGQINDGLKLITTHSAKTLHLQDYGVSVGNPANLVILPAENGFDAVRRQTPARYSIRHGKVIAETVLSQTTLHLTQPEAVTFKR; encoded by the coding sequence ATGCAGAATAATATCCTTACCATCCGTCAGGCCCGCTTGCAGGGGCAAGAAGGCTTATGGCAGATAACCATTGAAAATGGTCGCTTCAGCCGCATTGAGCCACAGGACGCGGCCCCCGCGCCTTCAGGCGAGGTGCTGGATGCCGAAAGCAGACTGGTTATTCCGCCTTTCGTTGAGCCGCATATTCACCTGGATACCACCCAGACGGCGGGTGAACCGAACTGGAACCAGTCTGGTACGTTATTCGAGGGCATTGAGCGCTGGGCTGAGCGTAAGGCGCTGCTCACACACGAAGACGTCAAGTCCCGCGCCATGCAGACCATCAAGTGGCAGATTGCCAATGGCATCCAGCATGTCCGGACGCACGTTGACGTGTCCGATCCCACGCTGACGGCGCTGAAAGCGATGCTGGAAGTAAAACAAGAGATGGCGCCGTGGGTGGATCTGCAAATTGTGGCATTCCCGCAGGAAGGCATTCTCTCTTATCCCAACGGCGAGGCGCTGTTAGAAGAAGCCGTGCGTATGGGGGCGGATGTCATTGGCGCGATTCCTCACTTCGAATTTACCCGCGAGTATGGCGTTGAGTCGTTGCATAAGACCTTTGCCCTGGCGCAGAAGTACGACAGGCTTATTGACGTCCACTGTGACGAAATCGATGATGAACAGTCGCGCTTTGTTGAAACCGTCGCGGCGCTGGCGCATCGCGATGGAATGGGTGCCCGCGTCACCGCCAGCCATACCACGGCGATGCACTCCTATAATGGCGCTTACGCTTCCCGCCTGTTCCGCTTGTTGAAAATGTCCGGCATTAACTTCGTCGCCAATCCGCTGGTGAACATTCACCTGCAAGGCCGTTTCGACATCTATCCTAAGCGCCGCGGCGTGACGCGCGTGAAAGAGATGCTGGAAGCGGAGATCAACGTCTGCTTTGGACATGATGACGTTTTCGATCCGTGGTATCCGCTGGGCACCGCGAATATGCTACAGGTGCTGCACATGGGATTACACGTCTGTCAGCTGATGGGATACGGGCAAATCAATGACGGACTGAAGCTGATCACCACCCACAGCGCAAAAACCCTCCACCTGCAGGATTATGGCGTGAGCGTGGGCAACCCGGCGAACCTGGTGATTTTACCAGCTGAAAATGGCTTTGATGCGGTTCGCCGCCAGACGCCCGCCCGTTATTCCATTCGCCACGGGAAAGTCATTGCCGAGACGGTGCTCAGCCAGACAACGCTGCATCTGACGCAGCCGGAAGCCGTGACGTTTAAGCGGTAA
- a CDS encoding MFS transporter, whose protein sequence is MAKNIRWIIVLLLFLVYMINYLDRVALSITVPMIEKDLMLNAEQFGMIFGSFFFGYAIFNFIGGLAVDRFGATLVLGVAVGLWSLFCGLTAFATGFYSMLILRVLFGMAEGPICSSANKMINGWFPKKQAATAVGFLSAGSPLGGAVAGPIVGYLALALGWRPAFLIIFTIGIVWMIVWFFIAANSPEKHKRVSTEELALIQRMKSEDAEQEVVGNETAHSLGYYLKQPIILVTAFAFFCYNYILFFFLSWFPSYLVQQHHLDIKSMSLTTMIPWIVGFVGLALGGYISDKIFNITGRLLLSRKIVLVVCLMMAAICVGLAGTVSSVVPAVILMSVSIFFLYVTGAIYWAIIQDVVHKSRIGGTSGFIHLIGSISGIVGPIVTGYIVQSTGKFDSAFILAGSVAALGALLVLFVIKTPRSAAKTAQA, encoded by the coding sequence TGAAAAAGATCTGATGCTAAATGCCGAACAGTTCGGCATGATTTTTGGCAGCTTCTTCTTCGGCTACGCTATATTTAACTTTATTGGCGGTCTGGCCGTCGATAGATTTGGCGCCACGCTGGTATTAGGCGTCGCCGTAGGTTTATGGTCACTATTTTGCGGCCTGACCGCCTTTGCCACCGGTTTTTATTCCATGCTGATCCTGCGCGTCCTGTTCGGGATGGCGGAAGGTCCTATCTGCTCCTCGGCGAACAAGATGATTAACGGCTGGTTTCCCAAGAAGCAGGCCGCAACCGCCGTCGGCTTTCTCAGCGCAGGTTCGCCGCTTGGCGGCGCGGTCGCCGGTCCTATCGTCGGCTATCTGGCGCTGGCGCTCGGCTGGCGTCCGGCTTTCTTAATTATTTTCACCATCGGTATTGTCTGGATGATCGTGTGGTTCTTCATTGCCGCTAACTCACCGGAAAAACATAAGCGCGTCAGTACAGAAGAGCTGGCATTAATTCAGCGGATGAAAAGCGAAGATGCCGAACAGGAAGTGGTAGGAAATGAAACCGCCCACTCTCTGGGTTATTATCTTAAGCAACCGATTATTCTGGTGACCGCTTTCGCCTTCTTCTGCTACAACTATATTTTATTCTTCTTCCTGAGCTGGTTCCCGTCTTATCTGGTGCAGCAACATCATCTGGATATTAAATCCATGAGCCTCACCACGATGATTCCCTGGATTGTCGGTTTCGTTGGTCTGGCGCTGGGCGGTTATATTTCCGATAAAATCTTTAATATTACCGGACGCCTGCTGCTGTCGCGTAAAATCGTGCTGGTGGTTTGCCTGATGATGGCCGCTATTTGTGTAGGACTGGCCGGTACGGTAAGCAGCGTGGTGCCCGCCGTTATCCTGATGTCGGTCTCCATTTTCTTCCTGTATGTAACAGGGGCGATTTACTGGGCCATTATTCAGGACGTGGTACATAAATCCCGCATCGGCGGCACCAGCGGCTTCATTCACCTGATTGGCAGCATCTCAGGCATCGTTGGGCCGATCGTGACCGGTTATATCGTTCAGTCTACGGGTAAATTCGACAGCGCCTTTATCCTCGCCGGCAGCGTTGCCGCGCTGGGCGCGCTGCTGGTGCTGTTCGTGATCAAGACGCCGCGCTCAGCGGCCAAAACCGCGCAGGCTTAA
- the codB gene encoding cytosine permease yields MSQDNNYSQGPVPLTARRGVIPLTFVMLGLTFFSASMWTGGTLGTGLSYNDFFLAVLFGNLLLGIYTAFLGYIGAKTGLSTHLLARYSFGVKGSWLPSILLGGTQVGWFGVGVAMFAIPVSKATGIDVNILIAVSGLLMTVTIFFGISALTILSIVAVPAIVILGSYSVWLAVDGVGGLAHLKAIVPQTPLNFSNALALVVGSFISAGTLTADFVRFGRSAKGAVLVAMVAFFLGNSLMFIFGAAGAAAVGQADISDVMIAQGLLLPAIVVLGLNIWTTNDNALYASGLGFANVTGLSSRMLSVVNGIIGTLCALWLYNNFVGWLTFLSAAIPPVGGVIIADYLINRRRYADFHNATFAPVNWVAILSVALGVAAGHYLPGIVPVNAVLGGVVSYVLLAPFARRAFANTPEATHAE; encoded by the coding sequence GTGTCGCAAGATAACAATTATAGCCAGGGCCCGGTGCCTTTGACGGCGCGGAGAGGCGTGATTCCACTGACGTTCGTGATGTTGGGATTAACGTTTTTTTCCGCCAGTATGTGGACCGGCGGCACGCTCGGTACCGGTCTTTCCTATAACGATTTCTTCCTGGCAGTTCTCTTCGGTAATCTTCTCCTCGGTATTTACACTGCTTTTCTCGGCTACATTGGCGCAAAAACAGGGCTCTCTACCCACCTTCTCGCGCGTTACTCATTTGGCGTAAAAGGTTCATGGCTTCCCTCAATACTGCTGGGCGGCACGCAGGTAGGCTGGTTTGGGGTTGGCGTGGCGATGTTCGCCATCCCGGTGAGTAAAGCGACCGGCATCGACGTGAATATCCTTATTGCCGTTTCCGGTCTGTTGATGACCGTAACCATCTTCTTCGGCATCTCGGCACTGACGATTTTATCGATCGTCGCCGTTCCCGCTATCGTCATTCTCGGCAGCTACTCTGTCTGGCTGGCCGTGGACGGTGTGGGGGGACTGGCGCATTTAAAGGCGATCGTACCGCAGACGCCGCTTAATTTTTCAAACGCGCTGGCGCTGGTGGTGGGATCGTTTATCAGCGCAGGGACGCTGACCGCCGACTTCGTTCGCTTTGGTCGCAGTGCCAAAGGCGCTGTGCTGGTCGCGATGGTGGCGTTTTTCCTCGGCAATTCGCTGATGTTTATCTTCGGCGCCGCAGGCGCCGCTGCCGTAGGCCAGGCCGATATCTCTGACGTGATGATCGCCCAGGGGCTGCTGCTGCCCGCGATTGTGGTTCTTGGCCTGAACATCTGGACGACCAATGATAACGCGCTGTATGCGTCAGGTCTGGGCTTCGCCAATGTTACCGGCCTTTCCAGCCGTATGCTGTCGGTGGTTAACGGAATTATCGGCACGCTCTGCGCGCTGTGGCTTTACAATAACTTCGTCGGCTGGCTGACCTTTTTGTCAGCTGCGATTCCCCCCGTTGGCGGGGTGATTATCGCCGACTATCTGATAAACCGTCGCCGCTATGCCGACTTCCACAACGCGACATTTGCGCCAGTGAACTGGGTAGCCATCCTTTCGGTCGCGCTGGGCGTGGCTGCCGGACACTACCTGCCGGGCATCGTGCCGGTCAATGCGGTACTCGGCGGCGTGGTCAGCTACGTCCTGTTAGCCCCCTTCGCCAGACGTGCTTTTGCTAATACCCCGGAGGCCACCCATGCAGAATAA
- a CDS encoding TIGR01212 family radical SAM protein (This family includes YhcC from E. coli K-12, an uncharacterized radical SAM protein.), translating into MQLQKLVNMFGGDLFRRYGQKVHKLTLHGGFSCPNRDGTIGRGGCTFCNVASFADEAQQHRSIAEQLAHQAHLVNRAKRYLAYFQAYTSTFAEVQVLRAMYQQAVSQASIVGLCVGTRPDCVPEAVLDLLCEYKDQGYEVWLELGLQTAHDKTLHRINRGHDFACYQRTTRLARERGLKVCSHLIVGLPGEGQSECLQTLERVVETGVDGIKLHIVKGSIMAKAWEAGRLNGIALDEYTVAAGEMIRHTPPEVIYHRISASARRPTLLAPLWCENRWTGMVELDRYLNEHGVQGSALGRGWISPA; encoded by the coding sequence ATGCAGTTACAGAAATTAGTCAATATGTTTGGTGGGGATCTTTTTCGTCGTTACGGACAAAAGGTTCATAAACTGACGCTGCACGGCGGGTTCAGCTGTCCTAACCGTGACGGCACCATCGGACGCGGCGGCTGCACCTTCTGTAACGTCGCCTCTTTTGCCGATGAAGCCCAGCAGCATCGCTCCATTGCCGAACAGCTTGCCCATCAGGCGCATCTGGTAAACCGCGCGAAACGCTATCTGGCCTATTTTCAGGCCTATACCAGCACCTTTGCCGAGGTGCAGGTGCTGCGCGCAATGTATCAGCAGGCGGTCAGCCAGGCCAGCATCGTCGGGCTTTGCGTCGGGACGCGTCCCGACTGCGTGCCGGAGGCCGTGCTCGATCTGCTCTGCGAGTATAAAGACCAGGGATACGAAGTGTGGCTGGAGCTTGGGTTACAGACCGCGCATGATAAAACCCTGCATCGCATTAATCGCGGCCACGATTTTGCCTGCTACCAGCGCACCACCCGGCTGGCGCGTGAGCGCGGGCTGAAGGTCTGTTCTCATCTTATTGTCGGCTTACCGGGCGAGGGGCAGAGCGAATGCCTGCAAACGCTGGAGCGGGTGGTGGAAACCGGCGTGGATGGCATTAAGCTGCATATCGTCAAAGGCAGCATTATGGCGAAGGCCTGGGAGGCCGGGCGGCTTAACGGCATTGCGCTGGATGAGTACACGGTGGCGGCAGGGGAGATGATTCGCCACACGCCGCCGGAGGTGATCTACCACCGTATTTCCGCCAGCGCCCGCAGGCCGACGCTGCTGGCGCCGCTGTGGTGCGAGAATCGCTGGACGGGGATGGTGGAGCTTGATCGTTATCTGAATGAACACGGCGTGCAGGGCTCGGCGCTGGGGCGTGGCTGGATTTCGCCAGCCTGA
- a CDS encoding glutamate synthase small subunit, which yields MSQNVYQFIDLQRVDPPKKPLKIRKIEFVEIYEPFSEGQAKAQADRCLSCGNPYCEWKCPVHNYIPNWLKLANEGRIFEAAELSHQTNTLPEVCGRVCPQDRLCEGSCTLNDEFGAVTIGNIERYINDKAFEMGWRPDMTGVRQTDKRVAIIGAGPAGLACADVLTRNGVKAVVFDRHPEIGGLLTFGIPAFKLEKEVMTRRREIFTGMGIEFRLNVEVGRDVQFSDLLNDYDAVFLGVGTYQSMRGGLENEDADGVFDALPFLIANTRQIMGFGETPDAPFINMEGKRVVVLGGGDTAMDCVRTSVRQGATHVTCAYRRDEENMPGSRREVKNAREEGVEFQFNVQPLGIEVNANGKVCGVKMARTEMGAPDAKGRRRAEIVAGSEHVLAADAVVMAFGFRPHSMEWLATHSVELDSQGRIIAPEGSENAFQTSNPKIFAGGDIVRGSDLVVTAIAEGRKAADGIMNYLEV from the coding sequence ATGAGTCAAAACGTATATCAATTTATCGACCTGCAGCGCGTTGATCCGCCAAAGAAGCCGCTGAAAATTCGTAAAATCGAGTTTGTGGAAATCTACGAGCCGTTTTCCGAAGGTCAGGCGAAGGCGCAGGCCGATCGCTGTCTTTCCTGCGGCAACCCGTACTGCGAGTGGAAGTGCCCGGTGCACAACTACATCCCCAACTGGCTGAAGCTGGCTAATGAAGGGCGCATTTTCGAGGCGGCGGAGCTTTCTCACCAGACCAACACGCTGCCGGAAGTGTGCGGTCGCGTCTGCCCGCAGGATCGTCTGTGCGAAGGTTCTTGTACCCTCAACGACGAGTTCGGCGCGGTCACCATCGGCAACATCGAACGCTATATCAATGATAAAGCCTTCGAGATGGGCTGGCGGCCGGATATGACCGGCGTGCGTCAGACCGACAAGCGAGTGGCGATTATCGGCGCCGGTCCGGCCGGGCTGGCCTGTGCCGACGTACTGACGCGCAACGGCGTGAAGGCGGTGGTGTTCGATCGTCATCCGGAGATTGGCGGCCTGCTGACCTTCGGCATTCCGGCGTTCAAGCTGGAAAAAGAGGTGATGACCCGCCGTCGGGAAATTTTCACCGGCATGGGCATTGAATTCCGCCTGAACGTTGAAGTTGGCCGCGACGTGCAGTTCAGCGATCTGCTGAACGACTATGACGCCGTCTTTCTTGGCGTCGGCACCTATCAGTCAATGCGCGGCGGGCTGGAAAACGAAGACGCTGACGGCGTGTTTGACGCTCTGCCGTTCCTGATCGCCAACACCCGGCAAATTATGGGCTTTGGCGAAACGCCCGACGCGCCGTTTATCAATATGGAAGGTAAACGCGTAGTGGTGCTGGGCGGCGGCGATACTGCGATGGACTGCGTGCGGACCTCCGTGCGCCAGGGCGCGACGCACGTCACCTGCGCCTATCGTCGTGATGAAGAAAATATGCCGGGCTCCAGACGCGAAGTGAAAAACGCGCGGGAAGAAGGCGTCGAGTTCCAGTTCAACGTCCAGCCGCTGGGCATCGAAGTCAATGCCAACGGCAAGGTCTGCGGCGTGAAGATGGCGCGCACCGAAATGGGTGCCCCGGACGCGAAAGGCCGTCGCCGGGCGGAGATTGTCGCCGGTTCCGAACATGTGCTTGCGGCTGATGCGGTGGTGATGGCGTTTGGTTTCCGTCCGCACAGCATGGAATGGCTGGCGACCCACAGCGTGGAGCTGGACTCGCAGGGGCGTATTATCGCGCCGGAAGGCAGCGAAAACGCGTTCCAGACCAGCAACCCGAAAATCTTCGCCGGTGGCGACATCGTGCGCGGTTCAGACCTGGTGGTAACGGCGATCGCCGAAGGCCGTAAAGCGGCCGACGGGATCATGAACTACCTGGAAGTGTAA